A region from the Sulfurimonas sp. genome encodes:
- a CDS encoding site-specific integrase: protein KEIKKNLGTFYNITIGIIKFYEFIEMMNLKDITQITNSIFYHDFIGKELDKTTKGTRVGYKSAVKQLFDFIELYNNYYEDGRPFLFRLTRDSENKSIPSHHLKQYRKIPIFLTMEELQKLNDGIMTCTNFLKSNYDFQRAKDVLIMKLLIYSGITPSELAELKLSDITEVEVKNKKYLQLDIKGSNLSDRKIPISNKNIIRYYNSYLKVREPQEHNYLFYDKADTNRKIRTQYVLIVVKKFFEHAEIEKPKITAEVIRNTFGITLYNLESPELYIKELMGYKTIQMLKELIKYSDKDLPKASEVFSYVDKI from the coding sequence CTAAAGAGATTAAAAAGAATCTCGGCACATTCTACAATATCACTATTGGCATCATCAAATTTTATGAGTTTATTGAGATGATGAATTTAAAAGATATTACACAAATCACAAATTCTATCTTCTATCACGACTTTATAGGCAAAGAACTTGATAAGACAACAAAAGGCACTAGGGTTGGTTATAAAAGTGCTGTAAAGCAGTTATTTGACTTTATAGAGCTATATAATAACTACTATGAAGATGGCAGACCGTTTCTTTTTAGACTTACTAGAGATAGTGAGAATAAATCAATACCATCACATCATCTAAAACAGTATAGAAAAATTCCAATTTTCCTCACAATGGAAGAGCTACAAAAGTTAAACGATGGCATTATGACTTGCACGAATTTTCTCAAATCAAACTATGATTTTCAAAGAGCTAAAGATGTGCTGATTATGAAACTTTTGATTTATAGCGGAATTACACCGTCAGAACTTGCAGAACTTAAACTTAGTGACATAACAGAAGTGGAAGTAAAGAACAAAAAATATTTACAGCTAGATATTAAAGGTAGTAATCTAAGCGACAGAAAGATACCTATATCAAATAAAAACATTATTAGATATTATAACAGTTACTTAAAAGTGCGAGAGCCACAAGAACATAATTATTTGTTTTATGACAAAGCAGACACAAATAGGAAAATCAGAACTCAATATGTGTTGATAGTTGTTAAAAAGTTTTTTGAACATGCAGAAATTGAAAAGCCAAAAATAACAGCAGAGGTAATTCGGAACACTTTTGGAATCACCTTGTATAATTTAGAAAGCCCTGAATTATATATAAAAGAGCTTATGGGATATAAAACAATTCAGATGCTTAAAGAGCTTATTAAATACAGCGATAAAGACTTACCAAAAGCGAGTGAAGTGTTTAGTTATGTTGATAAAATATAA
- a CDS encoding DUF1566 domain-containing protein: MTTKKQFLKTTEPLEENLKVALTKCYDDFKNEFSKTKVEDKITTTETWYDAETNLTWELKTPENATHRYVWGKENIPNAWNPEALTDDVKDTQSYIEKLNKENYGGFSDWRLPTLDELKDLCSKREITENGVTWTTTSWTDDTDYYWVWSGTSTTGDYYDGDYHVRCVR; the protein is encoded by the coding sequence ATGACAACTAAAAAACAATTCTTAAAAACAACCGAGCCGCTTGAAGAAAACCTAAAAGTCGCATTAACTAAATGTTATGACGATTTTAAAAATGAATTTTCAAAAACAAAAGTTGAAGATAAAATAACCACCACAGAAACATGGTATGACGCAGAAACAAACCTAACTTGGGAGCTAAAAACTCCTGAAAATGCAACCCACCGATATGTATGGGGGAAAGAAAATATTCCAAATGCTTGGAATCCAGAAGCACTTACGGATGATGTAAAAGACACACAAAGTTATATAGAAAAACTTAACAAAGAAAACTACGGTGGTTTCTCCGATTGGAGACTTCCAACTTTAGATGAGTTAAAAGATTTATGTTCTAAAAGAGAAATCACAGAAAATGGCGTTACTTGGACGACTACCTCGTGGACGGACGACACGGACTATTATTGGGTATGGAGTGGGACGAGCACCACCGGTGACTACTATGACGGCGACTATCATGTTCGTTGTGTGCGTTGA
- a CDS encoding DUF262 domain-containing protein gives MRAEILELIKKARASSFNRNNYSVHVDLRSFVSSMLLHTWYDKKETSEKDVSVSDKEWLDRVIPDFQRANNKWNKSMKLKFVENILNGAKTELLLFRMEEDGDAQIIDGLQRTTALIDFFDGKIKPFGYSYSELKDSLRAFPDNISIKIYTFSTWEEVGRFYIDMNENITHSKADIQKAKDWFLAEHNIEL, from the coding sequence ATGAGAGCAGAGATATTAGAACTTATAAAAAAAGCAAGAGCAAGCTCTTTTAATCGCAATAATTATAGTGTACATGTAGATTTAAGAAGTTTTGTTTCTTCTATGCTTTTACATACTTGGTATGATAAAAAGGAAACATCAGAAAAGGATGTTTCCGTCTCTGATAAAGAGTGGCTAGATAGAGTTATTCCTGACTTTCAAAGAGCAAATAATAAATGGAATAAATCTATGAAATTGAAATTTGTTGAAAATATTTTAAATGGTGCAAAAACAGAGCTTCTATTATTTAGGATGGAAGAAGATGGAGATGCCCAAATAATTGATGGGTTGCAGAGAACTACTGCATTGATAGATTTTTTTGATGGAAAAATTAAACCTTTCGGTTATTCATATTCTGAATTAAAAGATAGTCTTAGAGCGTTCCCTGATAATATTTCTATTAAAATTTATACTTTCTCAACATGGGAAGAGGTTGGTAGATTTTATATAGATATGAATGAAAACATAACGCACTCTAAAGCTGATATTCAAAAAGCTAAAGATTGGTTTTTAGCTGAACACAATATCGAATTATAA
- a CDS encoding HNH/ENDO VII family nuclease, whose product MKFILNLLLIVSLLFGSQLNAGIFKNTARLGLAIGAVKAYKVAKEKKLLKKTKKSMNGTFEKITTKNIYAPNGERTVYQREINPDLAVKDKYGNEIKNLDRMKKGKAPYVEKNGNIEKVELHHIKQNDNGSLAELSKSTHGIKDSEKGAKALHPYGNKKNPDNPISKERTNFDKERSEYYKQRAKGLLDE is encoded by the coding sequence ATGAAATTTATATTGAATCTACTTCTTATTGTTTCTCTTCTTTTTGGCTCACAGCTTAACGCTGGAATTTTTAAAAACACAGCTAGACTTGGTTTGGCGATTGGTGCGGTTAAGGCTTATAAAGTTGCGAAAGAAAAAAAGCTTCTAAAGAAAACCAAAAAAAGCATGAATGGTACTTTTGAAAAAATTACTACTAAAAATATCTATGCTCCAAACGGCGAACGAACTGTTTATCAGAGGGAAATAAATCCAGATTTAGCAGTAAAAGATAAATATGGAAATGAAATAAAAAACCTTGATAGAATGAAAAAAGGCAAAGCCCCTTATGTTGAAAAAAATGGAAATATTGAGAAGGTTGAATTACATCATATAAAACAAAATGACAATGGCTCACTTGCTGAATTAAGTAAATCAACACATGGCATTAAAGATTCCGAGAAAGGAGCAAAAGCTTTGCATCCGTATGGAAACAAAAAGAATCCAGATAATCCTATTTCTAAAGAGCGAACAAACTTTGATAAAGAAAGAAGTGAATATTACAAACAAAGAGCTAAGGGGTTGTTAGATGAATAA
- a CDS encoding AAA family ATPase — protein MAYLQLLTDDSWYYDTLATGALQEIKKSLGNPPYLQEIKKILPFPDGKTIKENLGNPSIAFMSPEKLLNSSVLIVKTLPKTKMGGVKSTQQEKYYEDINSEIYNKFGITVSEPKTTFKDLGGFNIPKSDMLRTKEYITKGLIQKNLSIFLGVSRSGKSFFAECLAGELGYKLIMLDLGIIMCDANPSKKLDDFFYYLENIDNYVLLIDEIEKAADPSSGVAMAKVVIGKLLTIFNNFNSESGFKIKSNFVIATANNITDLLNKNPEFINRFGLKYFVGYPTKSDFIDICNYYIKKMRVRGILGDDIYNVSSSLYAKCEIPILSSASQHTRFGKYAAGEIKELMSNLLLYCQIQEDELFCDTAILQKVVDIQKPQIYFAQRGVINTIQAARIANFREVD, from the coding sequence ATGGCATATCTACAGCTTCTTACAGACGACTCATGGTACTACGACACGCTCGCCACGGGAGCGCTCCAAGAGATAAAAAAATCTTTGGGAAATCCACCATATCTTCAAGAGATTAAAAAAATTCTCCCATTCCCTGATGGCAAAACCATCAAGGAAAACCTCGGCAACCCGTCTATAGCCTTTATGTCACCCGAAAAACTCTTAAACAGCTCTGTTTTAATTGTCAAAACACTTCCAAAAACCAAAATGGGTGGAGTAAAAAGCACGCAACAAGAAAAATACTATGAAGATATTAATTCAGAGATTTATAATAAATTTGGAATAACGGTTTCCGAACCAAAAACCACATTTAAAGATCTCGGCGGGTTCAATATTCCAAAGTCTGATATGCTCCGCACAAAAGAATACATAACAAAAGGACTTATACAAAAAAACCTCTCAATCTTCTTGGGAGTATCCCGTTCTGGAAAATCTTTTTTTGCAGAGTGCCTAGCAGGGGAGTTAGGATATAAACTTATTATGCTTGATTTAGGGATAATAATGTGTGATGCAAACCCATCGAAGAAACTTGATGATTTTTTCTACTATCTTGAAAATATAGACAACTATGTTTTACTTATAGACGAAATAGAAAAAGCCGCCGACCCTAGCAGCGGCGTAGCAATGGCAAAAGTTGTTATAGGAAAGCTACTTACAATCTTTAACAATTTCAACAGCGAAAGTGGTTTTAAAATCAAAAGTAATTTCGTAATCGCAACAGCGAACAACATAACTGATTTGCTAAACAAGAACCCGGAATTTATAAACAGATTCGGACTCAAATATTTTGTAGGATACCCGACAAAATCAGATTTTATAGATATCTGCAACTATTATATAAAGAAAATGAGAGTAAGAGGCATATTGGGAGATGATATATACAATGTTTCAAGCTCACTTTATGCCAAATGCGAAATACCAATATTAAGCAGTGCTTCACAGCACACAAGGTTCGGAAAATACGCAGCAGGAGAGATAAAGGAGCTTATGTCAAACCTCCTTTTGTATTGTCAAATACAAGAAGATGAACTTTTCTGCGATACAGCCATACTACAAAAAGTGGTAGATATCCAAAAACCACAAATCTATTTTGCGCAAAGAGGAGTAATAAACACAATCCAAGCGGCAAGAATAGCAAACTTTAGGGAGGTTGATTAA
- a CDS encoding ParB N-terminal domain-containing protein: protein MEELKQKIKALEEKEGKTPMQEMLLGKLKKDLEEGVSSRNTLLKEPKSMFFEKKDDLKVEKITTKAILPNPYQPRRHFRETEIVDLAASIKSKGLIEPIAVTKRNNETVLIAGQKRLKAYIHLNELEEKEGLEPMEMKYLHIPCFILNLEKESDIAILSIAENMARENPFVLDTARAIKTLFDLLKIDEPFLSQNKYAEMAKEYFGIKSKGTISKYLQIADIDETVQDELFKKGVDSFTELYELAKSNMTTQEQIEAINQDKLLKAKQEERGRGGTTTEKEGATSGEEQGTKNKPSKPKTKIDITYLIDTIKNMSTTDKEDIERLKEELIDYLLEFGE from the coding sequence ATGGAAGAGTTAAAGCAGAAAATAAAAGCACTTGAAGAAAAAGAGGGGAAAACCCCAATGCAAGAGATGCTTTTAGGCAAACTAAAAAAAGACCTAGAAGAGGGTGTTTCTTCAAGAAACACCCTGCTAAAAGAGCCAAAAAGTATGTTTTTTGAAAAAAAAGATGATTTAAAAGTCGAAAAAATAACGACAAAGGCAATACTCCCAAACCCGTATCAACCCCGCCGCCACTTTCGAGAAACTGAAATAGTCGACTTGGCAGCATCTATAAAAAGCAAAGGACTTATAGAACCAATCGCCGTTACAAAAAGAAATAACGAGACTGTACTTATTGCAGGGCAAAAACGCCTAAAAGCATACATTCATCTAAACGAGCTAGAAGAAAAAGAAGGCTTAGAGCCAATGGAGATGAAATATTTACACATCCCTTGTTTCATCCTCAATCTTGAAAAAGAGAGCGACATCGCAATCCTTTCAATCGCTGAAAATATGGCAAGAGAAAATCCTTTTGTACTAGACACCGCAAGAGCAATAAAAACTCTCTTTGATCTTTTAAAAATTGATGAACCATTCCTTTCGCAAAATAAATACGCAGAGATGGCAAAAGAGTATTTTGGCATAAAATCAAAAGGCACAATATCTAAATATCTTCAAATCGCCGACATCGACGAGACCGTGCAGGATGAGCTATTCAAAAAAGGAGTAGACTCTTTTACTGAATTATACGAGCTAGCAAAAAGCAATATGACAACACAAGAGCAGATCGAAGCCATAAATCAAGACAAACTTCTAAAAGCAAAGCAAGAAGAAAGAGGGCGGGGGGGCACAACGACAGAGAAAGAAGGAGCAACCAGCGGTGAAGAACAAGGAACCAAAAACAAACCTTCAAAGCCAAAGACAAAAATAGACATCACATATCTTATAGATACAATTAAAAATATGTCTACTACAGACAAAGAAGATATAGAACGCCTGAAAGAGGAACTTATAGATTATCTTTTAGAGTTTGGAGAGTAA
- a CDS encoding AAA family ATPase has product MILNTRKKIANYLQISEETLREIAPALPILGIGEKKYAYTTGSNYLEFIQKRISSLTSGDFDSVQSLVQSNRKNFLLDNIDALYKKNSNECITIAFNNLKGGVAKTTTVANLGAILAALNQKVLLVDMDMQNQLSTFFTKEIAFDANTKEIDNMSEDEIDFLCDIISREKYAEKSILTVIKDFADNKILNYDLVDEVITTVDIGLENKTLDILPSEWRLGRGLETARSIPNVSILLRKILKRAKEKYDFILIDTSPANMLSIELSFYASDYISLVSTPDQKAFQSFSNIIEELELLKKDVEEFKLDIKLDSLILSRTVENSNSQKFWKKMYKNKTKMKNLHIFLVPQKELFSSAETKNKPLISYGEKRSEALETISELGDYAISLINRKGK; this is encoded by the coding sequence ATGATACTAAACACAAGAAAAAAAATAGCCAACTATCTTCAAATTTCAGAGGAGACACTAAGAGAAATTGCTCCGGCACTCCCAATTTTAGGAATAGGTGAAAAAAAGTATGCCTACACAACAGGCTCCAACTATTTAGAGTTTATTCAAAAAAGAATAAGCTCCCTCACAAGCGGAGATTTTGATTCGGTTCAAAGCTTGGTCCAATCAAATAGAAAAAACTTTTTGCTTGATAACATAGATGCTCTTTATAAAAAAAACAGCAACGAGTGTATCACTATTGCTTTCAACAACCTTAAAGGTGGGGTAGCAAAAACAACAACAGTTGCAAATCTAGGCGCAATATTAGCCGCGCTGAACCAAAAGGTTCTTTTAGTGGATATGGATATGCAAAATCAGCTATCAACATTTTTCACAAAAGAAATAGCATTTGATGCAAACACAAAAGAGATAGACAATATGTCGGAAGATGAGATAGATTTTTTATGTGATATTATATCAAGAGAAAAATACGCCGAAAAATCTATCTTGACGGTCATTAAAGACTTCGCCGACAATAAGATACTAAATTACGATTTAGTTGACGAAGTTATCACAACCGTAGATATTGGACTCGAAAATAAAACACTCGATATATTGCCTTCGGAATGGAGATTAGGAAGAGGGCTTGAGACGGCAAGAAGCATACCCAATGTCTCAATATTGCTTAGAAAAATATTAAAAAGGGCAAAAGAGAAATACGATTTTATTCTCATTGATACATCGCCGGCAAATATGCTCTCGATAGAGCTGTCTTTTTACGCGAGTGATTACATCTCTTTAGTTAGTACGCCTGATCAAAAAGCATTTCAAAGTTTCTCAAACATCATAGAGGAGCTGGAGCTTTTAAAAAAAGATGTTGAAGAATTCAAGCTTGATATAAAACTAGATTCACTCATTTTGTCAAGAACGGTGGAAAATTCAAATTCTCAAAAGTTTTGGAAAAAAATGTATAAAAACAAAACAAAAATGAAGAATCTCCATATTTTCTTAGTCCCACAAAAAGAGCTTTTTTCCTCGGCGGAAACAAAAAACAAACCGCTTATTTCCTATGGTGAAAAAAGAAGCGAAGCGCTAGAAACAATCTCTGAACTAGGTGATTATGCAATCAGCCTAATCAACAGAAAAGGGAAGTAA